The DNA region GTAATAGCGCAAATACTCAGTTTCTGAAAGACTTTTAGTCATTCTATTAAGTATAAGTAGTACTTGCTTCCTTTCTTCATCAGTTATACCTCTTTTTTTTGTggttatttcattttcaaacgTTTTTAATGTATGGAATGAGCAAATAAGGAGTTGAGCATGTGGTAACACATTTTGAATGACTGGTCTTGCAGTGAGGTCTTTATCAGTCATGATGTATCGCACCACGTATCCAAATATACCACGATAATTTCACAAGAGTTGTAAGGCCTTATGTTTGATACAGGGCTATCAAAGGATGTGGAGGATAGGTtgtaacttgaaataataggaataacactttaaataaatccaaacactgtggtttaaattctaataatatattcactttattatttcactaaaattataattaattgtattgtatattgtatattgagttgactctaaaaaagtgttgtcatggacagacactactattttatattgtaagtataaagaaatcccgttgtacgcgaatcaatattaattagagatgttacgtaaacgagtgttgaaaagcaactgatttctcagtttgttgaaaattgttaagtccaaaaaatgggtgtgtacttagttaaaaattagttttaattggtcaaaaattagttcaagagagggtaaaaaactaggtgtaggtggtgggatttttagacataaaattgggccttgtgtggtccaaagggtgacataaaaaataccatgtgtaaacaaaaaatatagattttacgaccggaaagtccaagacgttttcatgaatttagtttattttgaaaagttataaatttactttttattgtcgattttacgatcattctgtgtatcgaaaatacgttagtgcagttgtttgacagatgtgagattttctctaattcttgacaaataatgtttttaaaaaatatgttataatagtaccaaagagaaacttgagtttatggttttatttgttacgtgatttttactcaaaaatctATGCATGAGTTGACCATGTGTGGGAATATTCGAGTTtgtaaaaagctattaaaaagtacataaattaaatcgttgtttaaaatattttagaaaaaatataaaccaaaattgttagtcatatgttatttgaaattgtatgATCTCGTGATCTAGCCATAAAAAACAGAGTAATGTTTAAAACTTATcaacttattgtattttgtttaaaaaatagaaagaataaaaatccgGTCAGTCTGGGACCGACAGACATGTGGTTCGACCCGGAACATTCTCCCCCCGTTGAGAGGTCGGCCGATCAACTTAAATATCTAGAACagaataaaaagtgttagtaaatgtaaatttaatttattctaatGCCATTCTGGGTCACAAGGAACCAGGGGTGCTATTTTCTTGACGTTGCGTTTGTAGGTAGACTTTGCTGTTTTGATGGTGACCGTACGGACAATACCATCCGTCCCAGGATGCGTCTCGATGATTCGACCCAATGCCTAATGCATAGGTGGAATGTTGTCTTCCTTCAATAAGACCACATCGCCTATTtctatgttgttgttgtctttGTTCCACTTACTGCGGTTGATCATCTCGTTGAGATATTCATTGTGCCAACGTTGCCaaaattcttgttttatttgttcaatcaGTTGCCATCTAGACAACCTGTTCATGGGTATGTTGTTGTAGTCATGATCTCTTATAGTTGTGAGAGCATgtccaattaaaaaatgtccagGTGAGAGCACCATAAAATCATTTGGATCAGTTGAAATAGGTGTCAGTGGACGTGAATTGAGTATTGCCTCGATCTCAATAATCAAGGTGTTGAATTCTTcttgtgataataaaatatctggTTTAATAACCCTTTTAAAATGATGTTTGAATGACTTGACTGCGGCTTCCCAAAGTCCGCCAAAATGTGGAGAAAGTGGTGGCGTAAAAtgccattgaattttttttgtgttaaaaaattcttgtaatttattttgtgcaTCGTTTGATTTTAATTGATCTTGCAGTTTAATCAATTCATTGTTGGCcccttgaaaatttaaaccaTTGTCTGAATAAATATCAGTCGGGTAACCACGTCTTGCAACAAATCTTTTTAAAGCAGCAATAAAACAATCTGTAGTTAAATCACTGACCATTTCTAGATGTACAGCTTTGATGACGAGACATACAAAGACTGCTACGtatattttaactttaattctatttctttctttcttttctttgACTAAAAAAGGTCCACAAAAGTCAACCCCAACTATTGTAAATGGAATTGCTTCATTAACTCTTGCTTTTGGTAAATTACCCATCAGGTAATCAATTGTGCGAGGCTGTGCTCGTAGACATGTTGTACAAGTGcgtattattttacttacttGATTGCGACCGTCAATTGGCCAATATTGTTGTCTTACAGCATATAATGTGGCTTGAGTACCAGTATGCAAGTGTATTTTATGttcatgtttaattattaatgaagttacatgatgatttttagGTAAAATGATTGGATACTTTTGATTGTATGGAATAGAGGCATTTTGTAATCGCCCTCCTACTCGCAATAAtccatttttatcaataaatggagtgagtttaattaatttacttttttgatttaattgtctttgattttctagaatttttaattcatcaaaaaatatttctttttgtactagtttaattattgtattagtagcatattcaatttcattgatttttaaataaccagtattcttgttgtttgttttcatTCGCAGACAATATGCAATgacattttgtaatttataccAAGATGAATAACGagttaaaatattgtaatcatttttattgtttatatttacttgtGGTTGTGTTAAACTTGTCGTTGTGTTGAGACATGTGTTGACCTTGAGCTCAGGTAGACTGCAACCCTCGGTCATCTTGAATTTCGGCCAGCCATCTGGATCTTCACACAGCCAAGACGGCCCATGTTGCCATGTTGTTGTTTTGATGAATTCTTCAGGTAGTTGACCTCTTGAAATCAGGTCAGCTGGATTGTCATGTGTACGTACATGGCACCAttgtgttgtttttgttttttcttgtattttggCAATTCTGTTTGCCACGAATGTTTTCATAACACTTGGCTCTTTTCTTAGCCAGTGTAAAACAATTGTAGAATCTGACCACAAATATGTGTCATCTATTGTTATgtgtattgctttaattattgttgtataaaGCGAAGCAAGTAATAATGCTCCACATAATTCCAATCTAGGGATTGATAGTGTCTTGAGAGGAGCTATGCGCCCTTTGGCACATAAAAGTTGTGTGTAAACTTTACCTTTTGTATCAATGGACCTGAGATAAATACAAGCCCCATATGCTTTTTCACTGGCATCACAAAAGCCATGTAATTGTATACTTGTTGTATCTTTCAATATTGTATGtcttttaaaagataaatcatttaaaagttGTAATTGGTTGTAAAATGTCAACCACTCATTTTTAATTGGTAATGAGACAGGTTCATCCCAGCCAATGTTTATACTCCATAATTGTTGCATAACTATTTTTGCTGTCATAACAACTGGACCAAGAAGTCCAAGTGGATCAAAGATTTTTCcaatttcagaaaaaattttgcgTTTTGTAATTTCGTCAAATGTAATTGTTTTAACTGCGTAAACAATTGTATCTGTAGTAGATTTCCAGTAAACACCAAGTGTTTTTATTGCACTAGAGTCATTCAATTGTAATTGTAAATTCTTGTTAACCTCTGGAAGGCCTTCTAATAGTCTAGGCTCATTGGAAGCCCATTTGCGTATATTTAACATACCTTGTTGTAATAAAGGAATTAATTCATCCCTCAATTTAATTGCTTCTTCAAATGTTGTGATAAAAGATCATCGACATATAGATCTCTTTTTAGTATTTCTGATGCTACAGGAAAATTTTCTTGCTCATCATCAGCTAATTTATGTAGACATCGTATAGCTAGAAATGGTGATGGAGCAAGACCAAATGTTACAGTATTTAGTTcatatgttttaataataccaGACGCATTTCTCCATAAAATACGTTGATATTTTCTATCTTGTGGAcgtattaaaaattgtctGTACATTTTCTCAATGTCACCAGTCAGTACATACTGGTGTAGTCTAAATCTGAGTAATAATGAGAAAATATCAGTTTGTATTGTTGGGCCAACATGTAGTAATTCATTGAGTGAATGACCCTTGGAACCTTTGGCTGAGCCGTCGAACACGACTCGTACTTTTGTTGTTTGGCTTTCTTCTTTTATCACCGCATGATGTGGTAAATAAAAACCATTTTCTTGTAGTTGTTCATCTGGTACTTCAGACATGTGACCTAAGTCTAGGTACTCTTGTAGTACAGCGTTATATTGTATCTTTAACTCTGtattgttttgtaattttctttcaattgaattaagCCTTTTAATTGCTGTAATTCGTGTCTCTCCAAGTTGATCGACAGATTGTTTGAATGGTAAGGCGACAACATATCGACCTTCTTCGTTTCTTGTAACATGTTGTAGAAAGTATTCTTCGCATGCTTGTTCATCTGCGGTGAGATGACTTGTTTCTGGTATTTCTTCAATTTCCCAGAATTTTTCTAGATTAAATTGTATGTCTGATGCCAGGTGACACGACACTTGTTGTGATGACTCGTTTGTAGGCGCACTGCCTCCGATGACCCATCCTAATTTTgtcttttgtaaaaataaatcaggGCCACCGTTCTTGGATAGATCTATCTGTCCTTGAGAGAATAGAGACATAGTAACACCTGCCCCTAATAAAATATCGACTGGTGCGGGCTTATGAAAATTAGGATCTGCTAATTTCATTGTTGTAggaatattaatattcttttttgttaatttcttGGTCAGGAACATTTTCAGATATCCGTGGAACCGTGagaaatttaattgttctttCATACTTTGTATTACATGATTGTATTGTTGTACTTACGACATGTTTTGAGACTGTTGACGCTGTGTTCAACGCTCCGATAGATATTaaacatttacttttttctaattttaatttgttagcCATACCTTCTGTCATAAAATTAGCAGTTGAACATGTATCAAGTAGACATCGACATAGTATTTTTTCTCCGTCTATATTGAGTACGTTGATCAATGCTGAGACGACTAAAACACTTGTTGTTGAGTTGACGACAAGTGCTACAGAACGTCCTGTAGGTATGCTGCTATGTTGTAGtcaaatttgtttgtttacatCTGCTGCTGGAACAGATGTTGTGTTGGCCTCAGACTCAGTGGCTGTTGGCCGATGCAAAAATGTGTGATGCTTCTTTTGACAGGTATGACACCCTGTAGACTTGCATTCTTTGACCCCGTGACCTTTCATGAGGCAATTTATACATAATGAGGCCTTTCTAACAGAGTTGTATTTCTCTTCTTGATtttgtgatttaaaaatatcacacttataaattatatgattttcAGAGCATATTGGACAAGTACGAGATGTAGTTGTTGCCAATGATGCTCCACCCTTTTTGACTTGGGTTTTTTCACTCTTTTTCACTTCacttgttttttcttcatgcACACTAAAATCTGCACAATTAGCACGTTGTtctaaaaaatctaataagTCTGTGTATTTTGGTATTTCACGAGAATTAATTGTTACTTCCCATTGCCAAAttgtattttgatta from Aphidius gifuensis isolate YNYX2018 linkage group LG5, ASM1490517v1, whole genome shotgun sequence includes:
- the LOC122856410 gene encoding uncharacterized protein LOC122856410, which codes for MGNLPKARVNEAIPFTIVGVDFCGPFLVKEKKERNRIKVKIYVAVFVCLVIKAVHLEMVSDLTTDCFIAALKRFVARRGYPTDIYSDNGLNFQGANNELIKLQDQLKSNDAQNKLQEFFNTKKIQWHFTPPLSPHFGGLWEAAVKSFKHHFKRVIKPDILLSQEEFNTLIIEIEAILNSRPLTPISTDPNDFMVLSPGHFLIGHALTTIRDHDYNNIPMNRLSRWQLIEQIKQEFWQRWHNEYLNEMINRSKWNKDNNNIEIGDVVLLKEDNIPPMH
- the LOC122856411 gene encoding uncharacterized protein LOC122856411, with the translated sequence MSLFSQGQIDLSKNGGPDLFLQKTKLGWVIGGSAPTNESSQQVSCHLASDIQFNLEKFWEIEEIPETSHLTADEQACEEYFLQHVTRNEEGRYVVALPFKQSVDQLGETRITAIKRLNSIERKLQNNTELKIQYNAVLQEYLDLGHMSEVPDEQLQENGFYLPHHAVIKEESQTTKVRVVFDGSAKGSKGHSLNELLHVGPTIQTDIFSLLLRFRLHQYVLTGDIEKMYRQFLIRPQDRKYQRILWRNASGIIKTYELNTVTFGLAPSPFLAIRCLHKLADDEQENFPVASEILKRDLYVDDLLSQHLKKQLN